TTGATCTTAGCGTGTGGGTGTAGGATCATATCGTGGTCACTCTTCGATTACTTATTCTTATACAGATGTACCCCGTCGGTACGGTAGCGGTCGTCTGTCTCAAGGAGCTGCTGCAGGATCGGGAGCAAAGCTTTCGGCTTGACCTCAAGTCTCTTAGCCAAAGTCTGCAAAGTAAGCGAAGGCACCTCCATTTGCTCTAGAAAACTCTTGAGGCGTGTCTCTAGATCCTCCTCACTACGCTGGGAGTGCGCCTTACGAGCTAGACAAAGGTCACAGCGCCCGCACGGCTCAGCCAGCTCCTCGCCGAAGTAGTGTAGGAGCATCGCCTGTCGGCACCCCTGCTGACCGTCTAGGTATGCGATCGTGGCGGTGAGTCGCTTGGTCATCGCCTCCTTGCGCAGCTCGTACACTTCGGGGGGTATGAGGAAGTGGTGCTTGCGCTCCCGCCGTGTGTAGAAGAGGATACGGGGCAAACGCTTGCGCGGGACGTAGTGAATGATGCCTCGCTGGCTCATTCGGACTAGGCTGTCATAGACCTCCTCTCCCGTCAGGTGGGTCTGTATGGAGAGGGTTCGCTCGTCGATGAAGACGTAATCGGCAAAGAGTCCCGAGTAGTTTCTCAAGACAGCTCGTAGCACTTTGTCATCTTGGGCGGACAAGCCTCGGATGTAGTATAGCTCTTCTCTAGAAACCTCTACGATGAGCCGTGAGCGTGCCTCGTCGAGGAGTAGCTCCCAGGCGCCCGCCAGCTCGAGGATATGCAGTGCGCTCAAGCTACGTATCGGGTGTAGATGCTCCGTGCGTACAAACGCCTCTAGATCTATCTCATAGCTACGCTCCATGCCCTCGCCGAGACCTATCCCTAGGTAGCTGTAGAGGGTATCGTAGATGTCACGGATGTAAGCTTTGTCGGGAAATTCGTTTTGCACCCGCTGCTGGAGCATGCCACGATCCCGTCGCTCATATAGCACCACGGCAAAAGCGCGTAGCCCGTCACGCCCCGCACGCCCCGCCTCTTGGAAGTACTCCTCCAGAGCCACCGGCATACTCCAGTGCACCACGAGACGCACATCGGGCTTGTCTATGCCCATGCCGAAAGCATTCGTGCAGACCATCACACGCACTTCTCCCGCCATCCAGGCGTTTTGCTTGATCTCTCGCTCCGCATGCGTCAGCCCTGCATGGTAGTAGTGTGCCGAGACGCCCGCCTCTTGTAGCATCTCAGCCAGCTCTTGCGTCTTCTTGCGATTGCGACAGTAGACGATCGCGCTACCACTCGTCGAGGCGAGGATATGGAGGAGCTCCGTCGCCTTGTCCGTTGTGGGGCGTACGATATACTGCAGGTTGTCCCGTGCGAAAGAGCTACTGATGACATGCGGCTCACGAAAGCTCAGACGCGCCATCACGTCCGCCACCACCTCAGGAGTAGCGGTCGCTGTGAGTGCCAGCAAAGGGACCGAGGGGTAGTAGCGACGTATCTCTGCGATCTTCAGATAGCTAGGGCGAAAGTCGTAGCCCCACTGCGAGATACAGTGACACTCGTCCACCACGATCAGCTGTATCGGTAGTTCGGGTAGACAGGCGAGAAAGAGCGGCGAGCTGAGTCGCTCAGGCGAGAGGTAGAGGAACTTACACCCGCCATACAGGCAATTGTCCAAGGCACGATGGATCTCCTTATACTCCATGCCCGAGTGGATAGCCACGGCAGACATGCCCCGCTTGTTGAGGCCATCGACCTGATCCTTCATGAGTGCTATGAGCGGTGTGACCACGAGCGTCAGTCCGTCGTGTAGCATCGTCGGCACCTGAAAGGTGATGCTCTTACCTCCACCCGTGGGTAGCAGCCCGAGCGTGTCTCGTCCCGCCAAGACGCTGTCGATGATCTCCGCCTGCTTGAGCCGGAAGGCGGGGTAGCCCCAGTAGCGATGAAGTACTCCTAGGGGGGTAGTCTCATCGTCTGCAGAGGCGGTCTGCGATGTCTCTAGTTGGTCGCTCGCTGGCTGCGTAGTCGCCTCGCCTAGCTGCTCGTGCTCGGTGTCAACTCGCGGATCGGTCGCTATATCACGCCACAGGTCCTCCTGCTCCTCGAGGAGCAAGTCCCAGTCGACAGCTTCGCTGTGCTCAGAGGAGTTGCCTGCCACCTCATCGCTGGGAGGCAAAGAGGTCCTCTCCGGGTCGTTGAGGTTTGACATCCTTGACTAGTAATTGCAGAGAGACAACTCCGTTAAAGTGGTTTTCATCTATTTGGTAGACAAGGGCAAAGGGCGCATTCGCTCTCCCCGCCGAAGACTTCTTAACGAAGCGGAAGGCTGGTGCTTGGTTGAACGCGATCCCTGGGCAGTGCTTCTTAGACCCCAGAGTAGGTATAGCATCTACCTTAAAGTGCTCGCCATTGCGCCCCACAGCTCTGCTCGCCCCCCCGTCATAGAGTTGCTGCGTCACAAAGAGGGGCTGGTAGTTGTCCGGCCCATACGGGGCAAAGCGCTGTATCGTCGTGTAGAGTCTCTGCGTCACCTCACGCAGCTCTATCTCGGCATCGATCTCTATCGGTGTGGACTGTGCTCGGTCACTAGTTGTCACCGCATTGACTCCCTGTATGTAAGCACGAAAGTCGGGGAGCTTGTCTGGCAGGAGGGTCAGCCCAGCGGCATAAGTGTGGCCACCGAAGTTTAAGAGCAGATCTCTAGCCTCCTCGATGATACTGTAGATGTCTATCCCGCCGACACTTCGCGCCGAGCCCACGATCCGGTCGCTCGTGCCTGTCAGCACGATCGTCGGTCTATTGGTATACTCGGCCACACGCGAGGCGACGATCCCTATGACCCCTTTGTGCCAGTCAGGCTGGTAGAGGACTACGATGGGCTGATGCGCCAGCTCGGGATTGACCTGTAGGAGCTGCATAGCCTCGTCAGTCGTAGAGCGGTCTAGCTCACGACGACGCACGTTGTACTCGTCGATCAGCTCGCTCATGCGGGCTGTCGTCTTCGCATCATTGCTCAGAAGGAGATCAACCGCTTCGCGGCCATTCATCATACGTCCCGAGGCATTGATCCTCGGCCCGATCTTGTAGATGATGTCGGCCATCGTGATCTTACGTCCCTCGAGACCGCAAGTCTTGATGATCCCCTTGAGTCCCATCGATGGATTGCGATTGAGCTGACGCAGCCCGTAGTGCGCCAGGATCCTATTCTCATCCATCACAGAGACCAGATCGGCAGCGATACTGACCGCGACCAGGTCTAGGAGCTTAAAGAGCGAAGCCGAGGGGAAGCCATTGTTCATCCCAAAGGCCTGCATAAACTTAAACGCCACGCCACACCCGCAGAGCTCCTCAAAGGGGTAGTGACAGTCTGGTCGCTTAGGATCTAGGACGGCCGCTGCATCGGGCAACTGGTCGTCTGGGTGGTGGTGGTCGCAGATGATAAAGTCTATGCCCAGCGTCTTAGCATAGGCTATCTCATTGATAGCCTTGATGCCACAGTCCACCACGATGATTAGTGTCGCACCTATCTCGTGGGCATGATCCACGCCTCGATAGGATACACCGTAGCCCTCATCGTCTCGTCCGGGGATATAGTAGCTGAGCAGATGCTCGCTACACCCCGCCGAGCGGAGGTACTTATAGATTAGAGATACAGCCGTCGTGCCATCTACATCGTAGTCGCCGTATATCATGATATGCTCCTTGCGTCCTAGCGCCTTGTTGAGACGCTTGACCGCTAGATCCATATCTTGCATCAGAAAGGGGTCGTGCAGATCCTCCAGCGATGGATGAAAGAATCGCTGTGCCTCTGCTTCCGTACGGATACCACGACGATAGAGTAGGCGTCCCGCCACAGCGGGTATTCTCAAGGCATGCGCCAGTTGAGAGCCACCCACCTCCTCCTCTCGGGTGAAGGGAGTGTATTGCCATTCGTTCGTCATTATATTGTTTTATTTTTTTTGTCATAGGGAGAGTGGATAGGCTAGGAGCAGACCAAGGCACTAGACCCGCTATGGGAGCGGTCCGGGCAACTTGGATAGAAAACGATTTACAGCTCATTACTAGCGTATTATATTGTCATCGCCTAGAGCGAAGCTTGCGATAAGGTCGCATCTCCGCATTTTAGGCTCCGTAAATGTACGAAATAATCTCGAGATGGCGTATGCAGGGCTGACGCATTATAAATGACAAGCTGATTGTGATCTTAAGAGGGAGAATGAAAGGCCTAAAAAGTGAACTCAATATAGTCGCAAAAACTCTTCATTTTTCTCTTCAAAAAGCTTGTCCATGTCGTAGGTTTTTCGTACCTTTATAACTGATAATCAATACAATGAGTAATCTCTATGAGCATATTCAATCAGCTTCTAATGGTCGAAGATCCACGCATAAATCGATGCAAAAAGTTCCCCCTAGGATACATCCTTACGACGGTATTCACAGCTACTCTCTCTGGCTGCTCCTCTTGGTACGAAATAGAAGACTATGCAGAGGAGTACAAGGTTGATCTGGAGGCTCTATATGAGCGTATATCAGGAGAGTCGAGCTCTTGGGGAGTCCCCTCTCACGACACGCTCAATCGGGCTATCAGTCTTCTTGATCCCAATCAGATAGAGCTAGTCTACAAAGCCTTCCTGGAGGAAAGCTTTGAGATAACAACGGGCAAGCACATCTGTCTAGATGGTAAGACGATGCGAGGCGTTAAGAAGCTAGACTTCGATGCCGACAGCCATTGCGTTACAGCCTTTGACCCTCAGCAGCAAGCTTCATTGGCTCAGGTATATATCTCCACTAAGTCTAATGAAATCAATGCCATCAAAGAAATTCTCAAGGCTCTAGATCTGCGAGACACCGTCATCACTATTGACGCTATCGGCACTCAAACCGATATAGCAACCGCAGTGGTCGGGAAGGGTGGTGACTACCTACTCCAAGTTAAAGATAATCAGAAACTAACGAAGGAAGAGATGCAAAGTTTCTTTTGTCCCCTCTACGATGCTCATATCGTGCATCAAGAGCAGAAAGACTTTGGTCACGGGCGAATAGAAACACGCACGATGAGTAGCATCGTAAACCCTTTATCTCTAGATCCAGACTCGACTTTAGACAAATGGAAAGGGCTGAAAAGTATCCATATGATGACAAGAGTACGGACGGACAAGAAGACAGATAAGTCCAGCACCGAAACCACCTTCTATATTTCTAGCCTGACAGACGGAGCGGAGATCTTCAAATTAATACGTGAGCATTGGGCTGTGGAAAACAAGCTACACTATATGCTGGATATGCTTTTTAGAGAGGACTACTCTACCAAGAGAGCCCGCAACGCAGCTCAGAACATGAACATTATAAACAAGATAAACCTGACTATCATTCAACGGCTTAAAGACAAGCTCAAAGGCACATCAACGCTACGCCTGAGGAAAAAGCTTGCACGAATGACTCCAGAGGAAATCTTCGAAATGGAATTATAATGCGTCAGCCCTGATAGCGTATGCCGTCGCGTCACATTTCACAGCTGACACATTATAATAATGAGTTCATCCAAGCCCCGCTTGTCGCTCATGTGTAGCTCCTGAAAAAAAAAGAGACTATGATACATCGGCTCTGGCTAGGTAAACGCAACGCCGAGTCGTTACAATAGCTTAGAACTGACTACATATCGAAACGGTGCTGTGTTGGGGAAAAGTGATTTCCACGTGGATATTTCGAAATCCCCACGTGGAGAATAAAAAATTCTTCGGAGGAATGAAATAAAACTTCGGAGGAATGAAATGAAACTTCGGAAGAAATGATTCGCCCCCACGTGGGGAATAAAAAACATCCACGTGGAGATTTAAGATTCCCCACGTGGATATTCGAGAAAGGAGGGGATCGGACGAATTTCCCCGTAAAGATATGTAAATAGAGACTAGAGGTTAGAAGTTAGAGATTTGAAATTAGGGATCGGAACTATCGGAAGGATCGGGAGTGTTTAGCGAGATGGCGTTCGCCCCCCGAACCAGCCTGGACGGGTAACAAACTTAATGCTGTAACCCTTCGAAACAGCGGACTCATGAGACGTGTAGTGATATGTGAGGATGCGGTAGCAGACGCGGGAGAAGGGGACGCAGAGTTCGTGCGGCTAGCCTTTGCGGTGCTGTATCGTCGAGTAGGCCTGCTGGAGTAGCTCGAGGGTGTCACGCGCTGCCTCCTGCTGAGCGCGCTTCTTACTGCTGCCAGCACCGCGCCCTACGGGCTTGCCATCGATCCAGACGCTGTAGACGAAGTGATCGTGTGGCGCCATATCGTGCTCCTCGAGACGGAATTCGTGCGAGAGGTGATGCTTTTGCACCCACTCGATGAGCTCGCTCTTATAGTTCTGAATGCTCGCCACCGTGTGCGCCTGCATATCGCGATAGGTGGGGAGGATAAAGTCGCGAACGAAGTCCTGCGTACGGGCATAGCCCTGATCGAGGTAGATGGCTCCGATGAGTGCCTCCACGGTGTTGCCGTAGATGTCTACCGAGTTGTCTAATGCGCTCGGCACCATGACGATATAACGCTCTAGATGCAGACGTCGCCCCACCTCGTTATTGACGGGACGGCTCACGAGCGAGCTCTTGCACTTGCTCAGTTCGCCTTCGTCCCATGTGGGATGGAGATGATAGAGGTAGGTGCAGATAGAGGCTTCGAGGACTGCATCACCGAGGAACTCAAGTCGCTCATTATTGAGCTTCTCACCACCCTCCCCGATGATCGTGCAGGAGCGGTGACGCATCGCTAGCAGGTAGAGGTCTGTGCGGACTGGCACGATGCCTATCCGATCGAAGAGTGTGGTCAGATTGGGCGTGCGCTGCGAGCTGCCACTACGTATGCCGCGCCACCAATGCAGCCAACGCTCACCTAGCTCCTGAAGCCACATCCTAGTCCTAGAGCGTCTCATCAAACTCATAGCACTGTCTGTCTAAAGGAGCAAAAAGAGCGACACCCCTCCACACTCGTCGACTCTAAAGTAACGTGCGTGAAGGGGTGTCGCTGATATAGTGTCATGAGTTGATACGGTGCGTGTGCGCTTACTGAACCTTCTTGAAGATGACGCAGGCGTTGTGGCCTCCGAAGCCGAAGGTATTGCTCATGGCTACGTTGACGGTACGCTTTTGCGCCTTGTCAAAGGTGAAGTTGAGCTTGTAGTCTATCTGATCATCTTCGTCGCCTGGCTCATGATTGATGGTCGGTGTGACGACATCTTCCTGGATGGACTTGACGATAGCCATGGTCTCTAGAGCTCCCGTAGCACCGAGGAGGTGCCCTGTCATAGACTTTGAGGAGCTGATGTTGAGATCGTAAGCTTTGTCGCCCCAGACGCTCTGGATTGCTTTGACCTCTGAAGCGTCACCAACGGGTGTCGAGGTACCGTGAACATTGATGTAGTCTACATCCTCGGGCTTCATGCCAGCATCCTCTAGGGCGCGGGTCATCACGAGCTTGGCACCCAGTCCCTCCGGGTGGCTAGCGGTCAAGTGATATGCATCGGCCGATAGACCGAAGCCAGCGAACTCAGCATAGATCTTAGCACCACGAGCGACCGCATGCTCATACTCCTCTAGTATAAGGATAGCAGCACCCTCGCCTAGCACAAAGCCGTCACGACTTGCGCTGAAGGGACGAGAGGCAGTCTCGGGAGAGTCGTTGCGTGTGGAGAGAGCGTGCATGGCGTTGAAGCCACCGATACCAGCGACCGTCACTGCAGCCTCA
The sequence above is a segment of the Porphyromonas vaginalis genome. Coding sequences within it:
- a CDS encoding RecQ family ATP-dependent DNA helicase produces the protein MSNLNDPERTSLPPSDEVAGNSSEHSEAVDWDLLLEEQEDLWRDIATDPRVDTEHEQLGEATTQPASDQLETSQTASADDETTPLGVLHRYWGYPAFRLKQAEIIDSVLAGRDTLGLLPTGGGKSITFQVPTMLHDGLTLVVTPLIALMKDQVDGLNKRGMSAVAIHSGMEYKEIHRALDNCLYGGCKFLYLSPERLSSPLFLACLPELPIQLIVVDECHCISQWGYDFRPSYLKIAEIRRYYPSVPLLALTATATPEVVADVMARLSFREPHVISSSFARDNLQYIVRPTTDKATELLHILASTSGSAIVYCRNRKKTQELAEMLQEAGVSAHYYHAGLTHAEREIKQNAWMAGEVRVMVCTNAFGMGIDKPDVRLVVHWSMPVALEEYFQEAGRAGRDGLRAFAVVLYERRDRGMLQQRVQNEFPDKAYIRDIYDTLYSYLGIGLGEGMERSYEIDLEAFVRTEHLHPIRSLSALHILELAGAWELLLDEARSRLIVEVSREELYYIRGLSAQDDKVLRAVLRNYSGLFADYVFIDERTLSIQTHLTGEEVYDSLVRMSQRGIIHYVPRKRLPRILFYTRRERKHHFLIPPEVYELRKEAMTKRLTATIAYLDGQQGCRQAMLLHYFGEELAEPCGRCDLCLARKAHSQRSEEDLETRLKSFLEQMEVPSLTLQTLAKRLEVKPKALLPILQQLLETDDRYRTDGVHLYKNK
- the recJ gene encoding single-stranded-DNA-specific exonuclease RecJ, with the translated sequence MTNEWQYTPFTREEEVGGSQLAHALRIPAVAGRLLYRRGIRTEAEAQRFFHPSLEDLHDPFLMQDMDLAVKRLNKALGRKEHIMIYGDYDVDGTTAVSLIYKYLRSAGCSEHLLSYYIPGRDDEGYGVSYRGVDHAHEIGATLIIVVDCGIKAINEIAYAKTLGIDFIICDHHHPDDQLPDAAAVLDPKRPDCHYPFEELCGCGVAFKFMQAFGMNNGFPSASLFKLLDLVAVSIAADLVSVMDENRILAHYGLRQLNRNPSMGLKGIIKTCGLEGRKITMADIIYKIGPRINASGRMMNGREAVDLLLSNDAKTTARMSELIDEYNVRRRELDRSTTDEAMQLLQVNPELAHQPIVVLYQPDWHKGVIGIVASRVAEYTNRPTIVLTGTSDRIVGSARSVGGIDIYSIIEEARDLLLNFGGHTYAAGLTLLPDKLPDFRAYIQGVNAVTTSDRAQSTPIEIDAEIELREVTQRLYTTIQRFAPYGPDNYQPLFVTQQLYDGGASRAVGRNGEHFKVDAIPTLGSKKHCPGIAFNQAPAFRFVKKSSAGRANAPFALVYQIDENHFNGVVSLQLLVKDVKPQRPGEDLFASQR
- a CDS encoding ISAs1 family transposase — encoded protein: MSMSIFNQLLMVEDPRINRCKKFPLGYILTTVFTATLSGCSSWYEIEDYAEEYKVDLEALYERISGESSSWGVPSHDTLNRAISLLDPNQIELVYKAFLEESFEITTGKHICLDGKTMRGVKKLDFDADSHCVTAFDPQQQASLAQVYISTKSNEINAIKEILKALDLRDTVITIDAIGTQTDIATAVVGKGGDYLLQVKDNQKLTKEEMQSFFCPLYDAHIVHQEQKDFGHGRIETRTMSSIVNPLSLDPDSTLDKWKGLKSIHMMTRVRTDKKTDKSSTETTFYISSLTDGAEIFKLIREHWAVENKLHYMLDMLFREDYSTKRARNAAQNMNIINKINLTIIQRLKDKLKGTSTLRLRKKLARMTPEEIFEMEL
- the rnc gene encoding ribonuclease III gives rise to the protein MSLMRRSRTRMWLQELGERWLHWWRGIRSGSSQRTPNLTTLFDRIGIVPVRTDLYLLAMRHRSCTIIGEGGEKLNNERLEFLGDAVLEASICTYLYHLHPTWDEGELSKCKSSLVSRPVNNEVGRRLHLERYIVMVPSALDNSVDIYGNTVEALIGAIYLDQGYARTQDFVRDFILPTYRDMQAHTVASIQNYKSELIEWVQKHHLSHEFRLEEHDMAPHDHFVYSVWIDGKPVGRGAGSSKKRAQQEAARDTLELLQQAYSTIQHRKG
- the fabF gene encoding beta-ketoacyl-ACP synthase II gives rise to the protein MQFNRVVVTGLGAITPIGNDAPTTWQNLLAGKSGAAPITQFDASKFKTQFACEVKGFNPEEHFDRKEVRRYDRYTQLALVATKEAIADSAVDLEHVDKNEVGVIISAGIGGLETFQEEIMQYDPERGPRFNPFFIPKMISDIAAGLVSIEYGFHGPNYSVASACASSTNAIIDAAIMIRLGKAKMMVAGGSEAAVTVAGIGGFNAMHALSTRNDSPETASRPFSASRDGFVLGEGAAILILEEYEHAVARGAKIYAEFAGFGLSADAYHLTASHPEGLGAKLVMTRALEDAGMKPEDVDYINVHGTSTPVGDASEVKAIQSVWGDKAYDLNISSSKSMTGHLLGATGALETMAIVKSIQEDVVTPTINHEPGDEDDQIDYKLNFTFDKAQKRTVNVAMSNTFGFGGHNACVIFKKVQ